A section of the Castanea sativa cultivar Marrone di Chiusa Pesio chromosome 12, ASM4071231v1 genome encodes:
- the LOC142620553 gene encoding zinc finger BED domain-containing protein RICESLEEPER 2-like — translation MSCCANILNLIVGEGLEEIYASVARVHEAVRNVKSSPNRNQTFRSFMEMLGMESKSLLCLDVPTRWNSTYLILETAENFEKVFLRMDFEDDGYSSYFRTKEDSGGLGSPCMSDFQNCRAFVTFLRLFYNATKKFSGSLDVTSNAFFDEIFVIQEMGKVMVDKVKDFLMKLYTFYCSVNSLNVQEPSGSERTQMVGDASDPYVMVHSRYELFLEAEQSENSSRYPLLSKVAKDVLAVPVSNVAFESAFSTGGRIVDPFRSSLSPLMVQNLECAQN, via the exons ATGAGTTGTTGTGCCAATATCCTAAATCTCATTGTGGGGGAGGGTTTGGAAGAAATTTATGCATCTGTTGCTAGGGTGCATGAAGCTGTGAGGAATGTGAAGTCCTCACCCAATAGAAATCAAACTTTTAGAAGTTTTATGGAGATGTTAGGTATGGAGTCCAAGAGTCTTCTTTGTCTAGATGTACCTACTAGGTGGAACTCAACTTACCTCATATTAGAAACTgctgaaaattttgagaaagtatTCCTTAGAATGGACTTTGAAGATGATGGTTATTCATCATACTTTAGGACCAAGGAAGATAGTGGTGGTTTGGGATCTCCTTGTATGAGTGATTTCCAAAATTGTAGGGCATTTGTGACTTTCTTGAGGCTTTTTTACAATGCAACAAAGAAGTTCTCCGGCTCTTTGGATGTTACCTCAAATGCCTTCTTTGATGAGATCTTTGTTATTCAGGAGA TGGGGAAAGTGATGGTTGATAAGGTGAAAGATTTTTTGATGAAGTTGTATACTTTTTACTGTTCTGTTAATTCCCTAAATGTGCAAGAACCAAGTGGGAGTGAGAGGACACAAATGGTAGGTGATGCTAGTGACCCATATGTGATGGTTCACTCTCGATATGAGCTTTTCTTAGAAGCTGAGCAATCT GAAAATTCTAGTAGGTACCCACTGTTGTCCAAAGTGGCTAAGGATGTGTTGGCTGTACCAGTTTCGAATGTTGCATTTGAGTCAGCATTTAGCACCGGAGGCCGCATTGTTGATCCGTTTCGAAGTTCTCTCTCCCCTCTCATGGTTCAAAACCTTGAATGTGCACAAAATTGA